TTTAGTCAGTTGCCTTAATCATATATCACTACTTTTCAATGATTAAAGAAATCACTTCTCCATAGTCCATTGGCAAAAACAGACTTGCCCTGCAAATCCTTCTAGAACAACAAGAAATGGAGTAAAGAGCTACTAAACATTCTTAACTCAAGCAAGAGATGGAAGAAAAGCTAACTCAAGAAACATATAAACAGCAAAGCGAACTAGACTGTGAGCTAACTAGTCCCAAGGACAACAGGCATTGATAATTTGCTTCTAGCTCTCACAGTTCCATCAACTTCAGAAGGACTATAGCTTTTTAGAAAAAGGCTACGTATATTGCATTGTTAACGCTACCACCATATGAAAAAGTTTCAATTGAAATAGACAAGCAATACAAAAGAAAAAGACTGAATTAAGTTCCACAAGCTGATGGACTAATTAATTTTGCATAAAGATACAAGAAAAGAAGTCCTCAGTGGTACAGACAGTGATATTTTGTACCTCAATAAATCTGTGTATAAATCAGACACAGCATGGATAAAACATGATGCTCTCAAGAGCTTGGAAAATCTCAGGATGCCAGAGTTCATCTGCTTACACGACATGATACATGTAAGCAAAACTCAAACAAAGCTCTCGGTCCCTCCAATCACCCCAGCCTCCCCAACCCTTAAAACCTGCTTGGTAACCACTCTGCTTCTTGATGATGTGCACCTGCCAATCCGGCTTTATGTTAAGAATTTTATCGATCTCGTCTAGCTGAAAGCTTGCTTTGCCATTGTCAATGCACGCGCCAATCTTCCCTTGCCCCTGATGCAGTCCGCATTTCCCAAAGTGGGCGGCACTTGTCCGGGGACCTCTCAGAGTGTAAACAGGGGCTCCAAACGAAGGGTAGACAGTAGCCCACATCGTAATGTCCCAGTTATACTCATCAAAGGAGCAGAACTCCTTCGCCTTAGCATGTATCTTTCTCCAAACAGTCCTGTTGAAGGCGTAACCCATATTGCCAATCTTCTCAGCTATCAGCATATCCGTCGCTTCTCCCTTAAAGTTCACATCAGACGGGGCCAAGTTGGTAGCGTAGCACTCGGGGCATTTCGTGGGCTTTACTCCTACGAGCAGCTGAAGGTTCCGGTAAGCATTCGGGTAGATGTAATGGTCCTCCTCGATGAAAAGAATGTGACCGTCGAATCCCCTGGTCTCCTCCATCCCATCCCACACAGTGTTCATCATCCACCACCAGTGGTGCTTCAGCGACACTATCCTCGGCGACCGGTGGTTGCCGTACTGGTCAGCCGTCCCGTTGCACTTCTTCGCAGCGGGGTCGTCCTTGTCGTGGCAATCGCCCAGGGAGACGCCCGGGAAGCTGTCGGGGAACAGGTGCGGCGAGTAGGGCGCAAAAATCTGCTTCACCTGGCAGAACCGGATGCCCCGGACGATGCCGTCCATCTCGGGGAAGTATCCATCGTGGCTCACGATCAGCAGCGTCTCGCCGATGCCCTCCACGCCGGCGAGGCTCCGGACGACCGCCCGGAGGTACCGGGGGCGGTTGTGGACGTAAAGGACAATCTTTGTATGGTCTTTGGCCAGGGTGGGGAAGAGATCCGTGTTCCTGGGGGGCAATCTGTTTCGCTGATCCAAGGAGACAGAGAGGAGGGTCTGCTTCGGCAGCTTGAGCTTGAAACTAGGATCCGCTAAAATAGTTGCAGGGTTTTCCAGGTTCgcgaaggagaaagaggagggaCCGGCGACAGCTCGATTCTTAAGCATGAAGACCACGAACAGCACGGAGGCGAGGACTACAAGGACCAAAGGGAGCACCCGCCGCAACGGCAGGGCGACTCTCGCCGTCCGAGATCTCTTGTAAAAGGCCATGGATTGTGCAATTCTCAGCCCCTAATCTCGCAAGAACACGTCAAAGAAGCGAAATCGAAGGAGGTAAAAGGAATCGAGAACTACAGCTGCGAGAATCTTGGGAACCCCGAGGTGGTGGATAAACCGGTGGAGCAAAGGGCTACATAGACCGAAGGGAGAAGCGAAGGAAGTCAACGCGGCGATGAATCGATGGAGAGGCGACCGAGCTGCGGAAAAGATCTCGGGAGGCGGCGGACGGAGGAGCTGCGGGCGACTTCCACGAAACCACACAAGGAGTAGGAGGAGCAAGTCCACGAGGAAGAACCCAACGGACGGGTAGCGAAGAGCATTTGCTTTATTTCTACACTGTTCCCGAAACCGGACTACCGTCCatgtgtgattacttgggaagaaACGTGGGGCCCGCGATTTATCCTTCTTTCCTTCGACAGAAGGACAGGTAGATTTCTGGGTGGTTGACGGAAGGTTGATACAAATTATTGTTCTTAGCAGTGCAAATTGAGCGGGACCCACTCTATGCAGCTGTTTAATACATGCGTCAGACAGCATACAAACTGGACCTTCCCAATTATAACCTTCTTCGAACCAATTGAGCCCAATTCCAAGTTAATGGAACCTGCGGCACGTCCTCCCTACACGTGGAGGAGACCTTCCGGTGAAGGCAAATGGGCAGCTAAAGCAGCTATCTCCCTCCCCGTCACATTGAATCTGTTCACTTCACCTTCTGTTCCTGCTGCAAGAATCACGATCAGTCCCGTATTGGTGCAGAAACATGCATTCACGAGGCACACAGCAGGAGGAGGAAGTAGACTGCTCTGGTTCGTCGACTAAGGATCGaagttgattcataataaattattagtaACCCTATGAAGGCGAGTCAGGAGACACTAGTTTTCACGACGAAGTGCTTGCACGCCTCTCACTTTTCATACATTGTTGCCCACGTCAAGAGCCACGCCAGCCTTGTTTGCCCTGTCTACTCCTCCTCCTGGTGCTCTTCACTCTCCATCGCTGAGAAGATGGTGCACTCGTTGTCAAGCAAGGGGCAACAGGAGAGACGGAGAATTGAAAAATGAATAGGAGAACTACCAACGACGGCAACCGAAACACTAGCAAAGGTGGGGAACAATGGTTGGGAGAGAAAAGAATTGTTGCCACCACTGTCGTTGCTGCTAAGGTCTATGATGATGACGAGCCACTATTGTTTGTGTCAAAGCCCAACCAGGGAGGGAGTATGTAGTTCAATCCTATACCAGAAGCAACCAATGAGGACAAGGACGAGGAAGCTTACGACGATGAGGAGATGAAGGACGTGAAATGATATGACGAGTTCTATAGGCTCATTGCGGACCCTAGCACTCAATCTACTAGCTGCATTGATGGAGGAGTCCTTCATTGACCGACACTAAGGTCTAGGGTTGGTGGCGTCCTTGTGAGTATGATGTCGTAGGCAACCCTACTCTTAGAATAGTGGAGGCACCAAAGCTATGTGGTGGCTCTCAATGTGATAGCACTACCAATAGGATCCTTCGCCCTTTCCATGCCCTGATTGATCTAGTGACAATACTGGACGTGAACCAAGGTATGATTGGGGAGAAGCTCCAAATGCTAAAGCGCGCAATACGACTAGTGATTTTTTCTTTGGGCTCGAGGGACTAACTCTCTATTGCAAGTGGCTCCTCCCTTTATAAGGATGTCAAGGTAAGACCATCGCCCGTCAAATCGTGAAAAGACttgttataaaataaattaaagttgAGAAGGGTTTATTTTAAACATAAATAAATCACTTAAGAAACTAATGACAAAAACCACGAGCTAAAATGAGCcttagccatatatatatatatatatatatatatatatatatatatatactagaaAATAACGCGGCGTTGCTTTTGTACCGCATCACCATGAAACAAAATAACCggtatataataataaatatatcgcccgaaaaagatataaataaagtCATAAACTAAACCGAAACAACGAATACATAACAGAAGTCGAAAGAAACGGTGCAATCACGCCTATAAAACGCTACGTTTTGTGCGCCATCCTCTCCGTCCCCCCGCTGTCCGCCTTCTCGTGCGCTCCTCTTCTCCCTGTCCTAAAACTTGTCCTTCGGGTGGCTCTTATGCCAATGTCGACGTCGCCACCGAGTCTGCTGGGAGGTGACGGAAGCGACGGAGAGGTCGGAGAGGAAGCCGTGAGCCTCGGCAGCCGCCGCACTGGCGACACCTCGCTGTCGCTGCCGAGGCCCGCTGACGTGGTCTGGCCGGAACACTTCGTCGAGGCCGTCGCCGCCCAGGTCGCCGTCGACGCGGCGAGCTCAGCTGGGCCGTTGGCCGCCGCTCCTGCTGTTGTCGCTGTGTTCCaggttctttcttcctcttcttcttcttctatatgAGCACACCGAGTTTTCTTTGCTACTGTTCTTTCCAGTTACACTAGGTTTTGTTTTCGGCCttcaattttcttgctttctgttGATGTTGAAATGATTTTGTAGCAATGAAACCCTGAGAAATAGACTGCAGAAAGTAAAAGTATTGGGAGAACAAACTTACTGTTCTATAGTTGCAGCGGAAACTTATATTGCGTGACACTCATTCCACTCCTCTGCTGGTTCTCCATCTTTTCGCTTTCTCTTCTCGTCTCTTTTGTTCGCTTTCCCATCTGTTTCTGACGAGGTTTCGTTCGGAGCCTCGTGACAGTGGTGGGCGGTGTATGGTGGCATTCCGTTCTTTCGACGCTTGCTTCATACTGTGCTTCACCTCGACCCATTACCATCGCTGCTACTTTGTTTACTTACGTTAAGCCGCCGGCTCAGCCGTCGCAGAAAGAACCCCTCGGCAGAGTCGCAGAGGGGGACGCAGGTGCCCTCAGTATTTGAACCCGCCTGCCCTCTCGTATATAACTCCTCTgtagataaatattttgatttggaTCACTGCGAATCCTAGAATCTTAAATTGTTAGAACAAAACGAGTATGTTTATGAGCTCTAACATCtcgtaaaattaaaattaaagaacatTGCATAAATATGAATGGATTAAAAATCATATCTTGCCTTGATAtcatcttccctttttttttatcaaaattatttcatcTGTGAACTCATAGACGAGATATAAtgaacgtattcttaaatatggacTGTAGCCGCGATCTGTCCCCCACGCTGGCACTACCCACTATTAATCAGACAACAAGGATTGAGACCCCCACCCCCATTTGGAGGCCGTCAACACATCAGCTCGCCATCTTTTTTCTTCCTTGCCGAAGAACAAGGTGGCCGACTCCACAGTGTTCACTTTAAGGGATCAGAAAGATGGCTATGCGGCTGTATCTTTGCCCCACCCCAAGAAAAAGGACCTAAAGAGTACTTTATTCTTGTAttggaattgataaatatttaaaatttttagaatcGATGTCTCAGGAAAACAAGGAATGAGTCCTAATggagaaatttttttattattattagggtttgattttttttttgtaaatatccTACATATATCTGGGTTTTTATGGGAAAGAAAAAGCTGTGATGTTTTAGTGGGAGGAGAGTTGTAATTTGGATTTAGATGCTCATGAGTTTCTTTCTGGAGCATGTAGAGATGGTGAGAGAAAATATGAATAACTCTAGAGTATGTAGAGAAAATTTCTAGAGTAAATCCTTCGAGACTTACATGAAAGGGTGTGTATGAGACTTTGAGGATATCTCAAGCTAGAGGACGTAAAAGGGCCTTAGCTTTGATTGTGAAATCATGTTAAATATACGTCAACTTTCTGAACATTGTTTTGATTTTCGAGTTTCTCCTCTCCATCCAACACCTTGTTATCTGTATCCATGTTTCAATCTCGTTCTTAGAACCTATATGTGCGTTCTAAGATCGTCACTTTTCAACGGGAAAGAATATGCTTTCTTCCGCTTATCGTGCTCTTTTGCCTGGGAAAAATATAATCGACCATTACCTTATCTTCCTCTTACGTTTATTTGATGGCCGCTACGTTTATTGCGGTCAGACACTCTTACATGGATGTCAAACGCTCTTATTAGAACCGTTCTGCCAAAGCTTGTTCACTGCCTGCAGTGGCCATTGCCGACGAGGCTTGTCGTTTGCTTTTTGTTGATAGGATGTAGGATGTAAGAACATAGCCAAGACGAAATCAGAATCAGAGTACTCGtatggaaagagagagagagagagagagagagagagagagagagagagagagagagagagagagatgttaatGAAAAGATGTCAATGAAATGACAGCTTCTCGATTGCACGTCGCTCGCCCCTTCACCTGCAGTACAGTTTGCGGCCTTCGGTGGTGCCTGCGCCACCAAGGACGAACTTTTGGGTGGCTCTTACATGCGCGGTACAGCCACTATTTATGGACGGGCGGCACTCTCGCTGACCCATTGCAGCACCCGATCAGGGATATAACCGCCTTCTCTTCAAACGACGACATCATGGGACCTTCCAACGTTGGAAGACGTACCTCATGCCATGGAATGGTTTATAGGTGACAGAGAGAAAGGCAAGTGCTGCGCTTTGTGGTCTCGGCTTCCATAGAACTAAGCGGGTAAGCAGCTGGAGCCGCTCGTATGTTCTCCATAGACTTCATTTCCGATGCGTTGTTTTCTTTGCTTTTGACTTGTGACTCTGGCCTTCCCTTTTCTGCTGTACGAAGAAGGGTTTTAAAGCTGCTGCTGTCTCTGCTAGCTCTCGATCGACATTAAACTATGAGCTTCATTTTCTGACCAAGTATGGAGTGGAAAGAGAGAGTCTGCTGGTCTAATGGGCATACTGCTTAGCCAAGTGAGGCTCAGCATCACTCGAACGGGGCATAAAAGTACACTGCAAAAGCCGCACGCTCTTTATTATCCatttgtgttgtctttaagttgcATATGGATGGAAATTTTCTTTGGATCATCATGACTCTCATTCTGAAGCATCCATACCTGAAATTTTCCACCTCTCTCAGATATCATAGTTTAGCGTGACGGAAATGTGATACGTCTACATGCCAAGTTAGTGTAACTTACTTTAGTGTGTGTGTTAATTGAATTTTCTTCCACAACTTAGAACATGTACGTAGTAAAGCTTGTTTAATTTCacaatattcatcttgcttgtgcaTCAAATTGCCTTTCAACTCAAGCTTACAACTTTCACTCCATTTTGCAATAATATTTTGTCAAGTGTTTTGAAATACGTATGCCAATTCGGTGGCATTTTCTGATGGCTTGGTTTTTAGCTTATGCCATAATTTCTTCGATAGGTAAAGATTGATGGAATAATTGATCGATTAACTTTCttgaaatttaaattatttatcaaaatattttatttaaaattaataataatacattcaTCAGATCTTTATAATTTCATATCCTGATCCAAATAGTTGAACAGAAGGATGAGAAAGGTACTTTTGAGTTTTAGTTCAAAGTACATATCTACTAAATGCTCGTACAGCATCGGCTCTTCTTTTCATCCAAGAAAAGAAATTGGAAAAGAAGGATTAGAAAGGTACAGTAAGTTTTAGTCTCGCAGCATTGTAGATTAAGTAAGAAAAGCAAAGCTACTCAATAGACGGTTTTCTCTTGTTGAGTGTTCAAAATTTGTAGCCATACAATTCATGCGGTTTGTAAATCTGCAGTCATTTACACCATGAATCTCTGATTTACTCTGCAAGCTAAGGAATCAATGGAAGCAAAGCTCCAGTAAGATTGGGTCAGCAAAGATCTACTTTTCTTCTAACGCCTGGTCTTCACTGCAGGGTTTCTGGAATTTGCATCGATGCTAAGGCGGAGCTCTCTTGCATGTTCACTTTTACTGATTTCTTTTCAGTTCCGAAGAAACTTGAATtgattctaagttttgcattgaaTGCACATCAATAAGCTCTCAGTTATTGCAGCTTCTACGATTGCACCATATATGAGACTCAGTATATGGGGAAATGACTGGCAGGTCTGCTCGACGTGGAGAGCCGCTTCCCGTTCggagctcctgtggcacgatctcACCCGTCGCGTCTGGACCAATCGGGATCGCTCGCCCCCGTCGTGGCGCGATGAGTTCGTCCGCCTCCACCGC
This Musa acuminata AAA Group cultivar baxijiao chromosome BXJ1-2, Cavendish_Baxijiao_AAA, whole genome shotgun sequence DNA region includes the following protein-coding sequences:
- the LOC135606247 gene encoding alpha-1,6-mannosyl-glycoprotein 2-beta-N-acetylglucosaminyltransferase-like, which encodes MAFYKRSRTARVALPLRRVLPLVLVVLASVLFVVFMLKNRAVAGPSSFSFANLENPATILADPSFKLKLPKQTLLSVSLDQRNRLPPRNTDLFPTLAKDHTKIVLYVHNRPRYLRAVVRSLAGVEGIGETLLIVSHDGYFPEMDGIVRGIRFCQVKQIFAPYSPHLFPDSFPGVSLGDCHDKDDPAAKKCNGTADQYGNHRSPRIVSLKHHWWWMMNTVWDGMEETRGFDGHILFIEEDHYIYPNAYRNLQLLVGVKPTKCPECYATNLAPSDVNFKGEATDMLIAEKIGNMGYAFNRTVWRKIHAKAKEFCSFDEYNWDITMWATVYPSFGAPVYTLRGPRTSAAHFGKCGLHQGQGKIGACIDNGKASFQLDEIDKILNIKPDWQVHIIKKQSGYQAGFKGWGGWGDWRDRELCLSFAYMYHVV